AGAAGCTCGGCGCGATCGACTTCGCGACGACGATAGCCCCGGGGGTACGGGACGTCCTGCTGACCGGCAAGGCGTGCGAGGCGGTCCGGCGGCGCGAGAAGCACGGCGGCCACACCTACGACCACGTGGTCATGGACGCGCCGCCCACCGGCCGCATCACCCGCTTCCTCAACGTCAACGACGAGGTGGCGGGCCTGGCGAGGATCGGCCCGATACACAACCAGGCGCAGGCCGTCATGCGGGTCCTCAAGTCGCCCGAGACGGCGGTCCATCTGGTGACCCTCCTGGAGGAGATGCCGGTCCAGGAGACGGCCGACGGCATCGCGGAGCTCCGCGCGGCCGAACTGCCGGTGGGGCGGGTCGTGGTGAACATGGTCCGCCCGCACGTCCTCGACGGGGCGGCGGTACGGGCCGCCTCCGGCGACCACCGGGACGCGATCGCGCGGAGCCTGGCCTCCGTCGGCGTCACGGGCGGCACGCGCCTGGTCGAGCCGCTCCTCGACCAGGCGGCCGAGCACGCCCGGCGGGTGGAGCTGGAGCGCGAGCAGCGCGCGGTCCTGGACGGCATCGGCGTGCCCTCGTACGAACTCCCCTTCCTGGGGGACGGCGGGGACATCGCGGGGCTCTACCGACTGGCGAAGGAACTGCGTAAGCAAGGGGTGGGCGCGTGACGG
Above is a genomic segment from Streptomyces sp. NBC_00094 containing:
- a CDS encoding ArsA-related P-loop ATPase encodes the protein MSRLQVVSGKGGTGKTTVAAALALALATEGKRTLLVEVEGRQGIAQLFETESLPYEERKIAVAPGGGEVYALAIDAERALLDYLQMFYKLGSAGRALKKLGAIDFATTIAPGVRDVLLTGKACEAVRRREKHGGHTYDHVVMDAPPTGRITRFLNVNDEVAGLARIGPIHNQAQAVMRVLKSPETAVHLVTLLEEMPVQETADGIAELRAAELPVGRVVVNMVRPHVLDGAAVRAASGDHRDAIARSLASVGVTGGTRLVEPLLDQAAEHARRVELEREQRAVLDGIGVPSYELPFLGDGGDIAGLYRLAKELRKQGVGA